The Bacteroidota bacterium genome includes the window TGCTTTAAAACGAAAAACGAAAATACTTTTCAATAAAGCATTCTCGTTTTCATTATTAAATTAATTAAACACTTTTAAACATCTGATTTCATATCAGGAAATACATGCTTTCCACGGTAAAAGCCATCGGCTGTTACACGGTGACGCAAATGTACTTCACCTGATGTTGAATCGATTGAAAGTGTAGGCGTTGCTCCTTTGTAATGTGTTCTGCGCTTATCGCGTCTTGATTTTGAGATTTTTCGTTTAGGATTTGGCATTTTACTATTCTCCTCTATTTATCAGTTTTTGTTGTACAAATTTTTTAAAGCATCCCAGCGTGGATCGGTTGATTTATTATCTTCTTCTTCCTCTTCTATTTCTTCTTCAGAGAGTTTACCAATAAACGCTTCGTTGTGTTCTTTACCAGCATCTTCGCAACTTACTTTTGTTGGAATGGCCAGTAAAAAAAACTCATATATAAGTTGTTTAAAATCAAACTCATGAAGAACTTTTGGTAAATAAATGATTGCATCATCATCTAAATTGGTAATTCCATCAGTAAGTTTAATTATTAAACTGCTTTCATTATCTAAAGGTAAATCAACTTCGTCTAAGCAAATATCGCAACTTGCTAAGGCCGTACCGCCAATTTTAAAAACTAAATCGTACCTGTTTTCCGATTTATGTAATGTTAAATGGCAATTGGCATTGGCCTTTTTTACGGGCGCATGTTCATATTCACTTAGCAAACTATCATTAATAGGAAAGCTAAATTCATTATGTCCTACTTGGAGTTTATTGAACTCAACTATGTAATTTTTAGTTTTCACTTTTTATAATAAAGCCCACAAATGTAGGTTTTTGTGAATAAAACCTGTGCTTTTTTTTGAAAAAGATGGAATTAAATTTTCGGAAAAAGTTTTTTTTGAATTTTTCTGCTTGAAAGTAAGGTAGTTATATTAAATTTTTAAAATAACAAAATGGGTAAAACCTGT containing:
- the rpmF gene encoding 50S ribosomal protein L32, whose product is MPNPKRKISKSRRDKRRTHYKGATPTLSIDSTSGEVHLRHRVTADGFYRGKHVFPDMKSDV
- a CDS encoding DUF177 domain-containing protein, with protein sequence MKTKNYIVEFNKLQVGHNEFSFPINDSLLSEYEHAPVKKANANCHLTLHKSENRYDLVFKIGGTALASCDICLDEVDLPLDNESSLIIKLTDGITNLDDDAIIYLPKVLHEFDFKQLIYEFFLLAIPTKVSCEDAGKEHNEAFIGKLSEEEIEEEEEDNKSTDPRWDALKNLYNKN